The Cytobacillus firmus genome segment GGACGAGCTATTTAATAGAGGCGGCATTGACGATATGATGTATACTGTGTCCCTTACGATTGTAGCAATGGCCTTTGGTGGAGTTATGGAGCAGACCGGCATGCTAAAAGCCATTGTTGAACAGATCCTGAAATTGGCCCGTTCAGCAAGGAGCTTAGTGGCCACTACTGTGCTATCTGCCTTCTTTACCAATGTAGCGGCTGCCGAGCAGTATATTTCCATCCTGCTGCCGGGCAGGATGTACACACAGGCATTTAAGGATAAAAATCTGCAATCAAAAAACCTTTCACGTGCCCTTGAAGATGGAGGTACCGTCACGTCCGTTTTTGTTCCATGGAATACTTGTGCGGTATTTATTATGTCAACACTGGCCGTTCATCCGTTTGAATATGCACCATACGCGATTTTAAATTTCACTGTTCCGATCCTGGCTATTATCTTTGCGATGCTTGGCTACAAAATAACATTCATGAGTGACCAGGAACGAAAAGAAACAGAAGAAAAAGATCAATTAGCATCTTAAATTTCAGGCTCCGTACCCACGGAGCCTTTTTGGTTTTTTGAAAAGATAATAGGGTAAAGGTAAATTGTTCCTGATTGTACTATTTTTGAATAGGAACTGTCAGTCAGCAAAGAATATAGTTTGTTGAAAGGAGAGATAAATATGGCTGAGCAGACACTTTACGAAAAAGTGGGCGGCGTAGAATCTATTGAAAAGGTTGTCGATTATTTTTACGAGGAACTGGTATTGAAGGATCCGGCCGTCAATCAGTTTTTCGAGCATACCGATATGGTAAAGCAGAAGAGCCATCAAGCTAAGTTCATTAGCTATGCTCTGGGGGGACCTAATCAATATTCAGGCAATTCCATGGCAAAAGCACATGAGGGCATGAATCTGCAGCCGGAACACTTTGATGCGATTGCGAGGCATCTGCATGATGCACTTGCGCATTTCGGAGTGAGTGAGAGGGATATAGATGAAGCGTTGACTCGTGTAGCAACGCTTCGGGATGATATTATATACAAATAAAAGCTCCCGGTGGGGAGCTTTACGATTTTTATCGCAGTCTAACGGGCAGTAAGACCGCCACTTCAAGACTTGGAGCAATCAGCTGTTTTCTTTTTCTGAATCCGTACTTCCTCAGCCGATACTGCAGATTTTGCCGGCTCATGCCAAGGGATTTTGCTGTTTGGGTTATATTATTGCCATGGTGTTTAAGGACTCTCTTTAAATAGTAAATCTCAGCTTCCTGCATATATTGTTCCAGTGTTTTAACAGGTTTGTTTTTTTGGACCAGTACATCCTCCAAATGGCCGGTTTCCTTCTGAAGTTCTTTGAATTGAGGCTTATTCCGGAAATGAAGAGGCAAATGCACATAGCTGATGGCTTCTTCCTGATCCATAAGGTTCATGGCCCCTTCGATAATATGCTCCAGTTCGCGTACATTGCCCGGCCAGTCGTATTGCTCGAATTTGTTCATTACTTCTTCTTCGATTTCCACTACATTCATTCCAAAGAGCTGATTATATTTTTCTATAAAAAACTGTGCAAGTTCCCGGATATCCTTTCTTCTATCCCGAAGAGGCGGTATGAAGAGGGATACAACACTCAGTCTATAATATAAATCTTTCCGCATCCGGCCTTCTGAAATAGCATCAATCGGGTCTTCATTTATGGTTGCTATGATCCTGACATCCACTGCCCGGTCTTTTGTATCACCGACCCGGCGGACCGTTCTTTCCTGTAAAACTCTCAAAAGCTTTGCCTGAAGGGAGGGATTAAGTGAGTTGATCTCATCCAGAAGCAAAGTCCCGCCATTTGCCTGCTCAAATAATCCAGGCCTTTCAATGGAGCCTGTAAATGCCCCTTTTTTCGTCCCAAATAAAAGGCCCTCTATCAGACTGTCCGGAAGAGCTGCGCAATTTTGAGAGATGAATGGCTGCGAAGACCGGCTGCTGCCATTATGGATGCTTTGGGCAAAAAGCTCCTTTCCAGTACCGGTCTCTCCGATTATCAGAACTGAGGAACTTGTTCGGGTTGCTCTTTTGCTTGCTTCAATCACTTCATGGATTTCGTCGCTTAAGCCAATAATACTATCAAAGGTATAAC includes the following:
- a CDS encoding group I truncated hemoglobin yields the protein MAEQTLYEKVGGVESIEKVVDYFYEELVLKDPAVNQFFEHTDMVKQKSHQAKFISYALGGPNQYSGNSMAKAHEGMNLQPEHFDAIARHLHDALAHFGVSERDIDEALTRVATLRDDIIYK
- a CDS encoding sigma-54 interaction domain-containing protein, which produces MNHREIEQLQLNNKIFQRILDEIDVGVHVVNEEGKTTFYNKKMAQIEGMDYEDVLDKNLLDVFTFNQDEYSTLLQALKNGSKIKNAKQTYFNNKGQEITTINNTFPIMEDGEQIGAMEIARDVTKLEKLIRENMNKRGDTRYTFDSIIGLSDEIHEVIEASKRATRTSSSVLIIGETGTGKELFAQSIHNGSSRSSQPFISQNCAALPDSLIEGLLFGTKKGAFTGSIERPGLFEQANGGTLLLDEINSLNPSLQAKLLRVLQERTVRRVGDTKDRAVDVRIIATINEDPIDAISEGRMRKDLYYRLSVVSLFIPPLRDRRKDIRELAQFFIEKYNQLFGMNVVEIEEEVMNKFEQYDWPGNVRELEHIIEGAMNLMDQEEAISYVHLPLHFRNKPQFKELQKETGHLEDVLVQKNKPVKTLEQYMQEAEIYYLKRVLKHHGNNITQTAKSLGMSRQNLQYRLRKYGFRKRKQLIAPSLEVAVLLPVRLR